The proteins below are encoded in one region of Ornithinimicrobium avium:
- a CDS encoding polyprenyl synthetase family protein — MRGGTDEQGRDAGGDLEGRPGGRARDGAPAAATLEAVDTLLAAELTAMRRGWDAVAPAGEVDLLGGDPGDLPEWLHTLLAGQGKRLRPQMCHWGFVATGGWLGTPCHADLVRAAAALEMLHLFALLHDDVMDQSDERRGVPSAHVVAARRHREAGGHGDPVRFGENIALLLGDLAHSEADRLAHTLPAVMRDYWYELNLELIVGQRADLTGAAARRSDLAHAEAVAALKSGSYTIARPLQLGALAAGATPQQREVLARFGWHLGRAFAWRDDVLGVWGDHAVTGKPSGDDLREGKSTLIWVLGAERLRGEAAAAMERVGTAEALTSDVPLLQRALDEGGVRQEVEDRIAAEIEAAGSVLSGTTLAPGGVEGLLETARRVAWRSA, encoded by the coding sequence GTGAGAGGTGGCACGGACGAGCAGGGGCGGGACGCGGGGGGTGACCTGGAAGGCCGCCCTGGTGGTCGGGCTCGGGACGGCGCTCCCGCCGCCGCCACGCTCGAGGCGGTCGACACGCTGCTGGCCGCGGAGCTGACCGCGATGCGTCGGGGCTGGGACGCCGTCGCGCCCGCCGGCGAGGTCGACCTGCTCGGCGGTGACCCGGGGGACCTGCCCGAGTGGCTGCACACCCTCCTGGCGGGTCAGGGCAAGCGGCTGCGCCCGCAGATGTGCCACTGGGGGTTCGTCGCCACCGGCGGCTGGCTGGGCACCCCGTGCCACGCGGATCTCGTGCGCGCCGCGGCCGCCCTGGAGATGCTGCACCTCTTCGCGCTGCTGCACGACGACGTGATGGACCAGTCCGACGAACGCCGCGGCGTGCCCTCCGCCCACGTCGTCGCGGCCAGGCGGCACCGGGAGGCGGGCGGTCATGGCGACCCGGTGCGCTTCGGCGAGAACATCGCCCTGCTGCTGGGCGACCTGGCCCACAGCGAGGCCGACCGGCTCGCCCACACGCTGCCGGCCGTCATGCGCGACTACTGGTACGAGCTCAACCTGGAGCTCATCGTGGGTCAGCGCGCCGACCTGACGGGGGCCGCCGCCCGGCGCTCGGACCTCGCGCACGCCGAGGCCGTGGCGGCGCTGAAGTCGGGCTCCTACACGATCGCGCGGCCGCTCCAGCTGGGCGCCCTGGCGGCGGGCGCCACCCCGCAGCAGCGCGAGGTGCTGGCCCGCTTCGGCTGGCACCTGGGCCGGGCCTTCGCCTGGCGCGACGACGTGCTCGGGGTCTGGGGCGACCACGCCGTGACCGGCAAGCCCTCCGGGGACGACCTGCGGGAGGGCAAGTCGACGCTCATCTGGGTGCTCGGCGCCGAGCGGCTGCGCGGCGAGGCGGCGGCGGCGATGGAGCGGGTCGGGACCGCTGAGGCGCTGACCTCGGACGTGCCGTTGCTGCAGCGCGCCCTGGACGAGGGCGGTGTGCGCCAGGAGGTGGAGGACCGGATCGCGGCCGAGATCGAGGCGGCCGGCTCGGTGCTGTCCGGGACGACCCTCGCCCCCGGTGGCGTCGAGGGCCTCCTGGAGACCGCCCGACGCGTCGCCTGGAGGTCGGCATGA
- a CDS encoding cytochrome P450, which produces MTVRRRAVRQEEPSTPRLEREDPGGRTGVSAIWRVRGLPEARQVLRARHATTQAGFTAEKIPRRLKLHPILVSDGPLHDEQRRKVGRFLAPKVVQDRYPGLMQDAADRLLGEAARSGGCRLDDLALDYTVEVTAQVVGLTASSVPRMARRLVTFFNQPPFDITRADLGRTGRQWASAAVNGLVPVVRFWWHDVRPAVRSRRREPRGDIISHLIAEGYSNTDILVECVTYGTAGMVTTREFITMAAWHLLSDELLLERYLAGDEAGRTAILHEIIRLEPVVGHLYRRAQTEVPVGEHASAAPGDLIDVCIRSANADPEAVGPDPLALCPGRPLPTGVNPAGLAFGDGEHRCPGQPLAMLESDVLLHALLSRRPRLVREPELGWDELIEGYTLRGMELSLS; this is translated from the coding sequence ATGACCGTGCGGCGCCGGGCCGTCCGCCAGGAGGAGCCGAGCACCCCGAGGCTGGAGCGGGAGGACCCCGGCGGGCGCACGGGGGTGAGCGCGATCTGGCGGGTGCGCGGGCTGCCCGAGGCACGGCAGGTGCTGCGTGCCCGGCACGCCACCACGCAGGCCGGCTTCACCGCCGAGAAGATCCCGCGACGGCTCAAGCTGCACCCCATCCTGGTCTCCGACGGGCCGCTGCACGACGAGCAGCGGCGCAAGGTGGGACGCTTCCTGGCGCCCAAGGTGGTCCAGGACCGCTACCCGGGCCTGATGCAGGACGCCGCCGACCGGCTGCTGGGCGAGGCGGCGAGGTCCGGCGGCTGCCGGCTGGACGACCTGGCCCTGGACTACACGGTCGAGGTCACCGCCCAGGTCGTCGGGCTGACCGCCTCCTCGGTGCCGAGGATGGCGCGGCGGCTGGTCACCTTCTTCAACCAGCCCCCCTTCGACATCACCCGGGCCGACCTCGGCCGGACCGGGCGGCAGTGGGCCTCGGCCGCGGTCAACGGGCTCGTCCCGGTGGTGCGCTTCTGGTGGCACGACGTCCGCCCGGCGGTGCGCTCCCGGCGACGGGAGCCGCGCGGGGACATCATCAGCCACCTGATCGCCGAGGGCTACAGCAACACCGACATCCTGGTCGAGTGCGTCACCTACGGCACCGCCGGGATGGTCACCACGCGGGAGTTCATCACGATGGCCGCCTGGCACCTGCTCTCCGACGAGCTGCTGCTGGAGCGCTACCTGGCCGGCGACGAGGCCGGGCGGACGGCGATCCTGCACGAGATCATCCGGCTGGAACCGGTCGTCGGGCACCTCTACCGCCGCGCGCAGACGGAGGTCCCCGTCGGGGAGCACGCCTCGGCGGCCCCGGGCGACCTCATCGACGTGTGCATCCGGTCGGCGAACGCCGATCCGGAGGCGGTCGGACCCGACCCGCTGGCCCTGTGCCCGGGCCGTCCTCTGCCGACCGGGGTCAACCCGGCCGGCCTGGCCTTCGGCGACGGCGAGCACCGCTGTCCGGGCCAGCCGCTGGCGATGCTGGAGTCCGACGTGCTGCTGCACGCGCTGCTCTCGCGCCGCCCCCGACTGGTGCGGGAGCCGGAGCTGGGCTGGGACGAGCTGATCGAGGGCTACACCCTGCGCGGGATGGAGCTGAGCCTGTCCTGA